CCTGCAGTAGTCAGGAAAATGAAACTAAACTACAACGATAACTTTGAGAAGACCAGGACAAAGCATGGAAAACATCCATCTGTGTATCGACATGAATAAAGAAGCGGATCACAACTGCATCTAGGCATTGAACGCATTAGATTGTATAAGCAAATTAATGGAACACAACAAAAGAGGAAAACTATATATACTGGGGACATATTTTTGACAAGGACAGCAAAAACCCATATAATTTgattatgaaattaaatttattttttagaaaagtagtaaaattaaagttttaaattCCAATAAACTTTAGCTCAAATGGGACCTCCACCCCTTGTAAGCCATGCAGAGTGTGTATAAATTACCAATCAAAAATTAAGTTAGAAGATTAAAATGTGCAAAAGGGACAGCCAAAATGCAAAGGGAGCATTCCAAGGGCAACCACCCTTTCATGaaaaagggaggaaaaaagaaaaatacaattcaGTTCAATTGTTTAGAGCATAATAAAATCCTTTAAAGAACCAAAGCAGCTAGCCAAGGATGCAGCTAAACTTAAGAAAATAAAGCTCTTAGAAATCTAATTTTTGTCTCTCCCAAGGATTTCTCATGCCCTAAAATGCCCATGTAtttttttcatacaaaaataCTCCACATAAAGCAAAAATGAACACTATGTAACAAACAAACTCCTCCCAACAATTAAAAAGCGCTAATAATGGAACAACGTAAAAGTAAATGATCCACAGTCGCTTCATCCCTTTGGACAAGTAGGACCATCCAATAATAAACATTTTACACTTCACCAATTCTCAATATTCAGAATACAACTCAAAGCTGCAATctacacaaagaaagaaactttaCTACGGTTTCTCATACATCTCTAATGATTTTTCCTTAATAATATGTTTTGACCTTAAACATAAGAGTCCTACTTGGTTCCTATGTGTTACAACGTCTCAACACCATACCCTTGTACagcatgtaaaagaaaaaagagtgttAATTGATTCAACCCCCTAGCACACCAGCCAAGCAAGTCTAAAGTTGCAGCAAACAATCCCATGCAAAAGCCACAGTGCTCTCTTACAAGAAGAAATAGGATTTAAATCAAGGGAACTATTGCATCTCACCTCACCACACCTCCCCCCCCCCAGAAAAAGGCAGCAGTTTAGCCCCATCTCCAGCCTTAAAAAGTCATTGGAAACTCCCACTTGTTCCTATTCCTTTAGCCCATCGTCTAGGAGTCCAcctcccttactttttttttttttttttctatacttcAGACTTACCACCCTTCTCCCTAAACTACCCCTCTCCATGGCAATCCACTGACACCATTTACCTAACAAAGCCTGAAAGAAACCATGTAAACTCCTAGCAGCCAAACATCCCCGTAAgttataaatttattcaatcTAGATTAATCCAAacttattttcattcaatttaACTATAAGAAATTGTCATTATGATGAATCATAgtcttgtcttttttcttttcttttttgagaaaccataGTCTAATAATTATAGCtataaaatgtattattttttaatgatcttATTAATGGATAATTATAAATGTGAATTACCAGATTTTTCTAGtcctattttttaatattccaAACAAATGCATCATAAAGATTGGAATTCAACAGAAGGAATGTAAGGCATGCTAGCTTTTTTCAGTCTCGAGATGGGTTTCCCCTAGTTACATATAACACTTTCATTTCTCCCTTGATacttttctccattttttcccactatttttcttaataatctAAATTAACTCTCAATAGCAAGGCCCAATATGGAAAGGATCGCCTCCAATAGAATCCTCCAATGCCCTCCTATTTTTAGCCTGAAGTGTGACACAtggtattatttgatttttgaatgcCACATGTCttagatttaaataaaaattggaggAATCGCAAGGGATCTTATTCTGGCCCATTATGCTCTAAACGAATAAAGGAGGTAGATGCATTTGGACATCacaacaagaaaacaagaaaggCAAGTATTGAACAATAGATCACATCAAACAACACTATTCAGCTTCATAGCCCTAGACATACATATATCAACAGTGAAAGTGGCAAAGCTTCTAACTTGGTTCTGGACCACTTGAGAAGCTGCTCTATAGCGTTCGCGAATCAGTCTTCCCGGTTCTCctattaattgaaaataaatttcaaacagagttaatttataattgacattaaataaatagataaataaagttaaaatattCTCTCTCACAGAATACAACAGCTCAATATTTGTTACCTAGAGGATAAATTGTAGGAATTTGCAAGAGAACTGTATAAACACCATTTATTGTtcaaaactatcaaaatatagAACCATTCATTTAAGTAAAAGGAAATACATACGAAATCATTTTCAAACCTTAAAACTAACCCACAGCTAAAAAACTGCCTAGTTAATTTTTGAAGGAAACACCAATAACAAAAGCATGACGACTTTACATGTGACAAATAcatttcactttttctttttgttttctttttttcctcttcttttagCCTCAAAAGAAGGCCAGCTACAAATAATACATATGCACTTATGTATCTATAATCATATGAGATAAAGAATGACAATGCATCACCTTATCATGATTGATAAGATACCATCCATTGTTATATATGGGAAGACTATTTATGGAtccaatcaaatcaaataaatcaaCAGATCACAATCCAAGAATTAAAAGTACagtttatatagattatcaaaaaagtaCTTATATATGGATGTGTGGACCAAATGAATGATATCTTAGaatgataaataatataaaatttatgagtcaatgaaatttttttttatatatattatggaaGACGATATTTATCCCATCCAAATTAAATAGATCTACAGATAATAAAGCCAAGAACTGCAAAATTCAGTTTTTATGAATTGGTGGACAAAATGAGTGATATCTTtgaacaataaataatatctaaagTATAGCTAATTGCAATTCTTCCAACATTGAAGGAGGGTGGTGGGGGTAGATATTATGGCACTATTCAAAGAATTCCTTAAAACATGTATATTCAAAAAATCACTGAATGCTTCCTTTATTGCATTAATCACTAAAGAGTTTATCTCAGAAGCTGCCTTTATTGCATTCTTCCACCGATCCTATTTATCTACACATATATGCTTATAAGCGTTTGTTAAAACTCAAACTCAGAAAGTACCCAACACAACCTTAGCGTAACCCTTGGCCACTTGAGCTACATCTAAGGTAGTGACATGAAAAAACAAGTATAAGAAACCCATCATACCAGCTCTTTCAGATTCCAGCTCTCCAGCAGACATAATTATGGGTTCAATTCCCATGGCTTGGAATACAAGTTCAGTCTGAAATGATTTCCCTTGCCCTTTGCCACCCCAAATACCTGTaccatatttccaaaaaaaatgatgttcCATAAAAACCATGCAAGTGTAAGAGCataattcccccccccccccccacaccccCTTTTAACATGCTAAGCAATCTCAAATTAATATTACAAACATTTGGTGTAAAATAGAACTCCTCTTATCACACTAAAACTCCAAACAATGAAAGGTTTCTTGACTATAATGGTATAAAAGGCAAGCAAAAATTGTCTTAAAAAAAGGGATGCAAAAGCTAGACAGCATAACAAATGGCCTAAAAGTAATTAACAGAAGTATGAATAAGCTTGCCAGTAAAACATTATTGGTCTTTACaatttaagaaagagaaaaatgataaagaagagCACTTGCAATAGGAAGCACCCATAaatgaattttataaaataattatttaccaattttttttcctccttgaTGGAAACTTTCACAAATTAGTGAAAAAATCGATGTACTTACCAAGGATCAAAGGAATCTTGATATCAAGAAGATGAGCAATGTAGTTCTTGACAATGTGCGTTACTGCATCAACAGCAAAacatatacaaatacaaaagaACATAAGTCTCAATGTATCTAAATAAAATGATTTGATAAGCTGCATAAGCAGtagagagtaaaaaaataaaacaagtttgTAATCCTACCATAAAAACACAATAATTAGACACATACACTTAACAGGTTAGCACCAAAATGTAAATGTAAAGGCCCAAAAGTTAACATCATGGACTTGAGAACTCAATGTTAGAGTTGATAATTTGGGATAAACACAAGATGTCAAAACTACTAACAAAAATCTATGCATGAGGGTACATCTAGATATTAATATCTTTGTGAGCtcataataaataacatccatGCTTGTCTCTATTGgtttcattattttaaaaaactattaactaagaatttaaaccaaaaaacacTAAGCAAAACAGCAGGTCTCTTGACCAAATACAGTCATTGCTCTCCCTCCAAGTAGTCCACATATTACAGAAAGGAGTAGGCCCAAATCTCACCACGGTCATTATAATGAGATCTCCCTTTCCAACTTGCAATCATTTCAATCAGAGTCCAACCATTACCCAATGCATCCCAAATAAAGACAAAGTTAATAATTAAAACTCTCTGGCCATGACACAATGTAGACTCTTCCCTCTTTTATTACCAAAATATTGATAGTCAGAATCTTTCCCAAAGCAGCTCCCCATCCAAAAAGGCTACTTTACGTTGCATACCAAATACTCCTTCATCGAATTCAACCACTAAAGGGCTTCAAGAGTctcaaaaaatgaagaaagctCAAAACCAGGTTTCTTAGATAGCCTCCAACACATTGTATCTTCATAATTCACTTGCTAGAAGATTAAAGTGCAGTGAATCCAAAAAAAGGTGTCAATTGCATCTAACTCCCAATCTTGTGAAGGTCTTGAAAATCTAACATTACAATGTAGAGCTCCTTCACAAATCTTACAATGAAATTTTGATTAGGACATTAAACATGTTTAAAGTATATGAAAATGAAAGTTATAAGTCCCAAAATAAGTGTCATACATGGGTCAACATTGAGTGTCATGTCCTCAAGAGTTCAAAATACAAGTTACAgaaaatggcaaagattaagtACAATTGGTACCAATTACGTACATTCACCAAACTGTCGGCCATTCCATCATAAAAGTAATTCCAGACTGTATCCATTTAGCACTACCTCTTAAAATCAAGAACACCAAAACATTCATGTGTCAACTTTGTAGACATCTGTGAATGAGAAATACAAGAGACTACATCAATTTGGCATGGTACCAAAGCTCTAGTTAGCCCATTTGATCAAAAATATTTCTTTACCTATAGAAgattttgttaacaaaaaccTTAGTGGGTCTGTCTAGGACATTGCAGATTGCTAATCATGAATGGAGTTGATCCATGCCATTCCATTTCATTATGCTTGACGTGCTAAAGCAGGTTAAAGAACTAAAATCAACTTAGTTGATATACTAATTGCTAATGTGAAGGACAAATAACTTTTGGCAATGTAGGAAATACCATTAGTCAATAACTTTTTACCATAAACAGAACCCCAAGAAACAGAGTTTGTTTGTAGATACCCTAAACATAAGGCAATTCAATGGAAACATCCATTTAAACATTTAGATTTATAGAGGAAAAGAAAGACAATCACACCACTGAACTAGGATTAGAAGTGCtgcatcaaaaaaaatataaacttcaAATAAATAGTAAGGAAATTTTGATTAGGATGGGAGCAAACACAAACATTGATTATATCTGAATGAATGGTTAACATAAAATAGTTTCCATATATTAATTAGGAAATTTCACTCTCAACACCCTTCCCaatttattataaagaaaatatatatatatagtagatagACAGTGACATGACTgttaacaatcaaagaaaatgTATGTAGCATGGGAACTGACTAGAGTTTAGTTGTTTTTACCAAATTTCCTTACAGCTTTAACATGATTCATCACAGTTTTTTTAGCTTTGTCCAGTTTCACAGAACTTACCAACTTTATCCTGTCAAAGgaaaagtaaatgaaaaaacttaaaaacataaTGTAAGCCATAATCGGTAAGATACAGGGATTCAAATCAAAATATattggaaaaaggaaaagaaacgtTAAAGGAAAATGCAGTAGCCTCAACAAAATAGGTAACAAAATTAACATATCCAATCTCCAAAGCAACAATTGACACTAAATTCAGAAATTAAAAGATGTATGTATAACATAgactaagaagaaaaaatgtttGGTAGATAGCTTACTAAGGGGTACTAAACGTACATAAGCAGATATTCatttcgctttttttttttttacaaattatgtagagtatttgatgaaattgactAACTTATGATAGCATATTATGTAGACtcaaaaaataggaaaaaaaaaaaaaaactgaacaaaGAGAATTAAAAAGCCCTCATTCCATCTAAAATTATGTGAGAgatgccaatgagctctagcttaaATGGCACTTCCTCCCCCCTCAAGAGTAGGTGGAAGGTGAGTAACATGACATGTTGAAATCAAATAACACCATGAAAGCATTGcgctaaattttgaaaaataaaaaatagtttctaTAGGGCTCTCAACCCCTCAAAACTACACTATTGTCTTCCCAATTACTTTCCCAAAATCGCAAAGTAAACAGTGAGATTCTTCAGAGAAATCACCAGCATATGATAGAAAGCTAACGTGCACGGAAAGAATACAATGTGCCCCTACATTACATgatctataaaattttttcttaaaagctaaaatattgCTTATACCCCTAATGTTTGCATGAATTCCATTTTccgtccctaaactttaaaaagattCGTTTTTTGCCAAAACTTTTTACAGagcttttttttcattaataacttccaaaaaaaaaaacaggggaCTAAAAAATCGAAAAGGAAATTTTCCAGTAGTTTAGGGATTAAAAAAGatctttttttaagttgaagGGTAACATTTTCAATTgcttaaaagacaaaaatatgaattttttaaagtttagagatgaaaaatgatattttattacaataaatcCTAAACGGTAAGTTGAtactgattctaatttgaactacCACTAAAATTACCTTTTTACCTAACAGTGTTACTAGTAACAGCTTGCCTTGTTGATGAGTAATTGGGAAGACAGTGTTACTAGTAACAGCTTGCTTTGTTGATAAATCGTAGCATTTCTCAATAAATAATCAGAGAGAGTGAGAATAACTCGTGCCAGTTGATAAGTAAAACTACACCAATTCAAATTGACTATgaaaaaggaaatgaaatataatttacCAAGAAGATAGGAGCAATATAGTAATCGCCTTGAAGGTACTCAAACGACCTCGTCACTTTCTGACGATAATCAAACACAATATCCGCtgccaaagaagaaaagaagaatcgAAAATAATCAGAGAGGAAACCAAACAAGGCGTTAATTAAGAACGGAGCAGGTGGAAATTTTGAATATACATACAGTCACGGCCGAGAAATTTTCCGGCGAAGAGGTCGTCGATGACGCCGGCCTTAGCGCCGACGGCGATGTTCATGTTATCAGCCTCTTTGCCGAGTCTGTAGAGATAGTCATTCCCTTCGGAGTCTTTGGCTTCCCACGACGACTGGTCGGAGAGTACTTTCTTTGAAGGAGGAGAAGGATCGGTACGACTGTCGTTTTCGGGGGAAGAGGAGTTTGAGCAGCGGAGGAGAGATGGTTTTCTGGCGGAGGTGGTGGtgagaggaggaggagggaaaagtggagagaaatgGAGGGGAATTTGAAAGGAAGAGGAAAGAGCCATTGTTGGGAAAGAATGGATTGTTATCGTTTAGGAGCGAATGAGAGGTAAGTTGTTGGAATTTGCGCCACGTATGTAATTATGTATGATCGGGTCTTTTAACCCGACCGACCCGGCCTTTTTGgttgaagattaaaaaaaaaaaaaaagtgtttactTGAATTTAAAATGGGCGAAAATGCATCTATTTTggtccatatttttttatttaatcgtATTTAgtctttgaaataaaaaaaatgtgttctattttggtttttattgttATCTCACTAATGAAAATTGTTTATGGGACAAATAGAGTCTACTATTGGTACGTTAAATGTTGATGtggttattaaaataaaaataaaatttgatgagGCAGAGAAAATCAATATGCTTTGGGCTTTAAAGGGCTAGCGACTGTTTGGaagacttgaaaaaaaaagaacaaacgATCAAAAGTGACCGGAGTGGACCGGCCAAGAACATTTTAATGCTaaagttagtttctttcttatatTCTAGAATTCTAACTTTTCAGGAGTTGCTTTGTACTTACCTTTATTTGGTCTAAATGGATGTTGATATATACTGTTCTTGAAGCGGTTATTTGATTTGTAACTTCTCCTGTATTTGAGGAGGTCTAAaggttcaaggataacttccacaaccgttatgagaattatatttcattttcatcttcTATAACAGTCGTTGGAAGTTGAATACTCAATTAGAAGATACAGTGATGAACCGGGGTCTTACTCTTGCCTTGGTATAATGACACATGGTTCAATTCGCTATTTTGTGTGGATAAATTTTCTTGGAGTTTTTCCAAGTGTTAGGGGGTCATCCATGCGCTTTCCTCATGGACGACCCTCATGCCTATGGACGACCCTCATgcctatggacgaccttcttacATTGGGACAATCTTCCTTCACGGATGACTCTTATGGACGAAATGGAGTTGACTTAATTTTTAGCTCACCATCAGTTGCCCCATTGTCCAAAGGTCGTCCAAAATGCTGAGAAATTTACTGTTGTCTTTGGATGTGTGCCTTTATACTAGTAGTTATACGTTGTTCTATGTGTCACAATTTCTATGGTTGAATTTTATCGTCCCAGATCGTGCCACGTGTCATGAATTTATTGGTGACCTGTTGTGTCgatttaatttttcaagaaaaatgcCACACAACGCTCTCTAGTTGGTCACGTCGTTTCAAATGCCAAATTTCAACACCTATAAATAGCGGAAAtcctcttctaccctttgcatttcctaaattttctttcttgacATTCCTCGTCCAAATCCTCGTCTAGAAGTGTCTCCTCGTCCTTAGTCAGGACTACTACCTGAGATTTGTCTCTCTGTTTACTTTAAAAGCGCAAAGTTATGGTCTAATAATGAGAAGTTTCTATAGACGGGAGGTTGAATGATATTGTAGGAAGTGCCTATTATGTGGCTCCTGAAGTTTTATATAGATCATATGGGACCGATTGGTGTTATTGCTTATATTCTTTTATGTGAAAGCCGGCCTTCTTGGGCCCAGAAAGAATCTGGCATCTTCCGAGCTGTCCTCAAGGCAGATCCAAGCTTTGATGAAGCCCCTTGGCCATCTTTGTCTCCTGATGCAATTGACTTTGTGAAAAGGCTGTTGAACAAGGATTATCGGAAGAGATTGACTGATGCTCAGGCTCTAAGCAAGTCACTGATGCCCTATAAgaaaggttttctttttgggtttccTTCTGTTTTAGGTTAATTAGCtatctttcttaaaaaataataataataaaaaaaaaaaaactagataatACACCCCTAATGTTTGCATGAATTCCGTTTTccgtccctaaactttaaaaagattTGTTTTTTGCCAAAACTTTTTACAGagcttttttttcattaatagtttccaaaataaataaataaacagggGACTAAATAATCGAAAAGGAAATTTTCCAGTAGTTTAGGGATTaaaaaagatcttttttttaagttgaaggGCAAAAAAGTATGACATTTTCAATTGCATAGAgacaaaaatatgaatttttaaaaatttagagatgaaaaacgatattttagcttcttttttttttaataattgttatTACATTGCTATGTCCGTGACACCTTTACAATAAATCCTAGACACAGTAAGTTGATATTGATTCCAATTTGAACTACCACTAAAATTACCTTTTTACCTAACAGTGTTAATAGTAACAGCTTGCCACTTAGATTTGTTGTTTACGTAAcatttctcaaataataatcAGAGAGAGCGAGAATAACTCGTGCCAGTTGATAAGGAAAACTACACCAATTCAAATTGactatgaaaaagaaaatgaaatataatttacCAAGAAGATAGGAGCAATATAGTAATCGCCTTGAAGGTACTCAAACGACCTCGTCACTTTCTAACGATAATCAAACACAATATCTactaccaaagaaaaaaagaagaatcgAAAACAATTAGTGAGGAAACCAAACATGGTGTTAATTAAGAACAAAGGAGGTGGAAATTTTGAATATACATACAGTCATGGCCGAGAAATTTTTAGACGAAGAGGTTGTCGATGACGCCAGCCCTAGCGCCGACGGCGATGTTCATGTTATCAGCCTCTTTGCCGAGTCTGTAGAGATAGTCATTCCCTTCGGAGTCTTTGGCTTCCCACGACGACTGGTCGGAGAGTACTTTCTTTGAAGGAGGAGTAGGATCAGTGCGACTGTCGTTTTCGGGAGAAGAGGAGTTTGAGCAGCGGAGGAGAGAGGGTTTTCTGGCGGAGGTGGTGGtgagaggaggaggagggaaaagtggagagaaatgGAGGGGAATTTGAAAGGAAGAGGAAAGAGCCATTGTTGGGAAAGAATGGATTGTTATCGTTTAGGAATGAATGAGAGGAAAGTAGTTGGAATTTGTGCCACGTATGTAATTATGTATGATCGGGTCTTTTTTTTAACCCGACCGACCTGGCCTTTTTGGTTGAAGAATGAAGAGGagttgcattaaaaaaaaaatagtgtttaCTTGAATTTAAAATGGGCGGAAATGCATCTATTTTGGTccatacttttttatttaatcatatttaatctttgaaataaaaaatgtgttctattttggtttttattgttatctcactaatgaaaattgtttacatgaCAAATAGAGTGTACAGTTGGTACGTTAAATGTTGATGtggttattaaaataaaaataaaatttgatgagGCAGAAAAAATCAATAGACTGGATGCTTTGGGCTTTAAAAGGCTAGCGACTGTTTGGAAGACctgaaaaaaagaacaaacgatcaaaggtgactggaATGGACCGGCCAAGAACCTTCTAATGCTaaagttagtttctttcttatatTCTAGAATTCTAACTTTTCAGGAGTTGCTTTGTACTTACCTTCATTTGGTCTGAATGGATGTTTATATATACTGTTCTTGAAGCggttatttgatttttaacttCTCTTGTATTTGAGGAGGTCTAAaggttcaaggataacttccacaaccgttataagaattatatttcatcttcatcttctataACAGTCGTTGGAAGTTGAATACTCAATTAGAAGATAGAGTGATGAACCGGGGTCTTACTCTTGCCTTGGGATAATGACACATGGTTCGATTCGCTAGTTTGTGTGGATAAATTTTCCTAGAGTTTTTCCAAGTGTTGGGGGGTCATCCATGCGCTTTCCTCATGGACGACCCTCACGCCTATGGACGACCTTGTTACGTTGGGACAATCTTCCTTCACGGATGACTCTTATGGACGAAATGGAGTTGACTTAATTTTTAGCTCACCATCAGTTGCCCCATTGTCCAAAGGTCATCCAGAATGTTGAGAAATTTACTATTGTCTTTGGACGTGTGCCTTTATACTAGTAGTTATACGTCGTTCTATGTGTCACAATTTCTATGGTTGAATTTTATCGTCCCAGATCGTGCCATGTGTCATGAATTTGTTGGTGACCTGTCGTGTCgatttaatttttcaagaaaaatgaCACACGGCGCTCTCTAGTTGGTCATGTCGTTTCAGATGCCAAATTTCAACACCTATAAATAGCAGAAAtcctcttctaccctttgcatttcctaaattttctttcttgacATTCCTCGTCCAGATCCTCGTCTAGAAGTGTCTCCTCGTCCTTAGTCAGGACTACTACCTGAGATTTGTCTCT
The sequence above is drawn from the Castanea sativa cultivar Marrone di Chiusa Pesio chromosome 5, ASM4071231v1 genome and encodes:
- the LOC142636396 gene encoding ribulose bisphosphate carboxylase/oxygenase activase, chloroplastic, giving the protein MALSSSFQIPLHFSPLFPPPPLTTTSARKPSLLRCSNSSSPENDSRTDPSPPSKKVLSDQSSWEAKDSEGNDYLYRLGKEADNMNIAVGAKAGVIDDLFAGKFLGRDSDIVFDYRQKVTRSFEYLQGDYYIAPIFLDKVVTHIVKNYIAHLLDIKIPLILGIWGGKGQGKSFQTELVFQAMGIEPIIMSAGELESERAGEPGRLIRERYRAASQVVQNQGKMSCLMINDIDAGLGRFGNTQMTVNNQIVVGSLMNLADNPTRVSIGQDWRESDFTNRIPIIFTGNDFSTIYAPLIRDGRMEKFYWQPNREDIVNIVHRMYEKDGIPKDDVVRIVDEFPNQALDFYGALRSRTYDRSISKWIDEIGGVEKLGDKLLRRKKIEKLPVFTPPKQTVEALLESGYSLLKEQQLIMETRLSKEYMKNMDD